AACTAATACCGAGTGCAAATGCCGACGATATAAAAGTACCTTTAGCTAGCATGCTCGAAAAATATATGCTGCCATGGGCACAAAAATATTTTCCAGGCATGACTGGAGAATCGTTTGCCGCAGCGGGCAATTCAATCAAATACCATACTATGCCATTAACGGATATTCATCTATATTCTGCACGTGAATCTGAGATGAGTGCCAATAGTAGTATGCAAAACGTATATATCCTATCATTTATAGGCTTAATCCTTATTATTTTAGCGTGTGTAAACTTTATGAACCTTTCCACTGCTCATTCCTTAAAAAGAGCTAAAGAGGTAGGTGTAAGAAAAACGTTGGGGTCTAATAAAACAGAACTGATTCAACAATTTTTAATTGAATCTGGACTAATTGCTCTAATATCGTTATTATTGGCAGTTATTCTATCTATTGCAGTACTCCCTCTTTTTAATGAACTTTCAGGCAGAGCAATTTCATTGCCATTTACAAATCCGATTTTTTGGCTAATACTGTTCGTTGCAACTATTATTCTAGGACTATTTTCAGGAAGCTACCCTGCCTTTTTTATGTCTCGATTGATGCCCGTAAAAACCCTTAAAGGAGGGAGCCATACCAACGTGGGAGGAGGTAATATTCGGAACGCTTTGGTTGTATTCCAATTTGCCATTTCCGTATTTCTAATTGTAAGTACCTTGGTCGTATTTCAACAACTTAAATTTATACAAAGTAAAGACCTTGGTTTTACCAAAGATCAAGTTTTATTGATCAATGACACGTATGCAGCAGGTAAACAGGTAAAAGCTTTTAAAGAAGAAGTGGGTCGATTAGGCCAAGTACAAAGTTCTACTTTTAGTAGTTTTTTACCAGTACCTTCATCTCGTTCCAGTAGTTCGTTTTTTGAAGAAGGAGCCATCGAGCAAGATAAAGCCATTCAAATGGGCACCTGGTATGTAGATGAGGATTATATACCTACCTTAGGTATGAAGCTTATTTCCGGTCGTAATTTTGACAAAAAGCACCTTACGGATTCAACCGCTGTTATTATTAATGAATCTACTTTAAAAAGATTAGGAGTAACCCCAGAAGAAGCACTAGGAATGCGAATATCAGAAGAAATTGAAATTGAAAAATCCAAATTCTTTACTGTAATAGGTGTCGTTAAAAATTTTCATTTTGAATCTTTAAGAGAAAATATTAATGCTCTTAGCCTTTTTCTAGACAAATCAACAGGAACTTTAGCCATAAAATTAAAAGCTGGAGATTTTAAACAAACCATTTCAAGCATTGAAAGTATCTGGACTAAATTAGCACCAGGTCAACCTTTTAGTTATCGTTTTATGGATGATGCTTTCAACACTAGCTATGATGCTGAACAACGATTAGGTAAAATTTTTATGGTATTTACTATATTATCCATCTTTATTGCCTGTCTTGGTCTATTTGGTCTTGCTGCATTTAATGCTCAAAAACGTACAAAAGAAATTGGTATTCGAAAAGTCTTAGGAGCTAGTATCAGTCAGATAACCTATCGCCTTACTACTGACTTTCTAAAAATGGTAGGCCTTGGTATATTAATTTCACTTCCATTGGGCTGGTATGCTATGAATAAATGGTTAGAAGACTTCTCGTATAGAATAGAAATTAGTTGGTGGATATTGGCATTGGCTGCCTTTTTGGCGATAGCAGTAGCCATACTAACGGTATGTTATCAAAGTATAAAGGCGGCAATTGTAAATCCCGTAAAAAGTTTAAAAACGGAATAGGTTGAGTGTATAAAAAAAGTCTACTAGACATTTTTAGTGAAGGAGCCCACTAGCGTAGGGCAGTTTAAAAAACAATTTAAAAACATACATAAAATTATGAAAAATAAGAATCTTAAAACCATCCTAGTTTTAACCATTTTATTTCTAGGGTTACACAATGCAAATGCTCAATCAGAAACAAGAACTGTCGAGCCATTTGATAAGGTAGTTGTGAGTCCACATATTGCTGTAACTTTTGTTCAGGGAGAAACTGAAAGTGTACAAATAGAAACTATTTCAGTTGACACAAATAAACTGAACATTGAAGTCAAAGGCAAAACCCTACGTATTTATTTAGAGGGAGCAAAAGAAGTTACTGAAAATGAAAAATACTATAAAAATGGTGAAAAACGTACCCGTTCATTGTATAATGGAACGATAGTTACGGCAACGGTTACCTATAAATATATTGATGAATTGTCATTACGTGGTGAAGAAAAATTTACATGTAAAAGCCCTATTGACCA
The nucleotide sequence above comes from Aureibaculum algae. Encoded proteins:
- a CDS encoding ABC transporter permease, whose translation is MYKNYLKIAWRNLKKQPFFTFLNVFGLAIGMTGAILISLFVHDELSFDKMFADSDRIYRIDTDIKFGGAEMESAQVAAPMANALQNDFAQVKNTVRFRTKGSMLLRKSETNDNSKELQTTFVDSTFFDMFGIQLLSGDRKTALTQPNTLVLTKTAAEKHFGIKNAIGQNLLLNNTDTYTITGVIDDLPTNSFLKDYSVFMAMAGHVASRENNWGGNNFYTFIKLIPSANADDIKVPLASMLEKYMLPWAQKYFPGMTGESFAAAGNSIKYHTMPLTDIHLYSARESEMSANSSMQNVYILSFIGLILIILACVNFMNLSTAHSLKRAKEVGVRKTLGSNKTELIQQFLIESGLIALISLLLAVILSIAVLPLFNELSGRAISLPFTNPIFWLILFVATIILGLFSGSYPAFFMSRLMPVKTLKGGSHTNVGGGNIRNALVVFQFAISVFLIVSTLVVFQQLKFIQSKDLGFTKDQVLLINDTYAAGKQVKAFKEEVGRLGQVQSSTFSSFLPVPSSRSSSSFFEEGAIEQDKAIQMGTWYVDEDYIPTLGMKLISGRNFDKKHLTDSTAVIINESTLKRLGVTPEEALGMRISEEIEIEKSKFFTVIGVVKNFHFESLRENINALSLFLDKSTGTLAIKLKAGDFKQTISSIESIWTKLAPGQPFSYRFMDDAFNTSYDAEQRLGKIFMVFTILSIFIACLGLFGLAAFNAQKRTKEIGIRKVLGASISQITYRLTTDFLKMVGLGILISLPLGWYAMNKWLEDFSYRIEISWWILALAAFLAIAVAILTVCYQSIKAAIVNPVKSLKTE
- a CDS encoding head GIN domain-containing protein, whose translation is MKNKNLKTILVLTILFLGLHNANAQSETRTVEPFDKVVVSPHIAVTFVQGETESVQIETISVDTNKLNIEVKGKTLRIYLEGAKEVTENEKYYKNGEKRTRSLYNGTIVTATVTYKYIDELSLRGEEKFTCKSPIDQKDFTLKVYGESEITIDNVNLKSLQTTMYGESYIVINEGSIDRQKITGYGEAKTNTLGVISNSTKITAYGEGSYRVNVSEELKVTAYGETVVAYKGNPNVKKGIVIGEATIQKIAE